Genomic DNA from Amycolatopsis alba DSM 44262:
CCCAGCAGGTCAACGAGGTTTCAGCAGATAGTCCACCACCGGCCGCAGCTCGTCCGCGGACGGCGGCTCGTCGTCGATGAGGCCCTGGATCAGCAGGCCGTCGATACCGGCGAGGAACACCCGGAACGCGACCTCGTCGTCGTGCCGGACCATCGAGGTCAGCACGTCCAGCCAGCGCCGAGCGGCGGGCCGCAGCTCGGGTTTGCGCGCGGCCAGCAGATACAGCTCGTACTCCGCCATCGTCCGCCCGCGCCGCGGGCCCAGCGCCTCCGCGAGCAGCCCGGCGACCTCTTCCGCGCCGCGGCTGCCGCGCGAACGGGCGCGGTCGATCATCCAGTAGACCTCGGTCGCCATATCCCTCGCGCACGAGATGAGGGTGGCGATCAGCAGGTCGTCGAGGCTGGAGAAGTGATACGTCGTCGAAGCCGTCGGCACGCCGGCCTCGGTGGCGACCGTCCGATGCGTGACACCGGCGACGCCGTCCCGTTCGATCACCCGCAGCGCGGCCGCGATGATCTCCTCGCGCCGCTTCTCGCCCCTGGCCTTCCGGCCGTCGACCTGGATCTTCACTTAGTGCGCGCTCCCTGCCTCGATCAACACGACCCCGCCGACGACCAGTACCAGCCCGGCGATCACGGAGAAGTTGACCGGTTCCTTGAAGAACACGATCCCGACGGCCGCCACCAGGGCGACACCGGCCGCGGCCCAGATCGCGTAGGCGACGCTCACCGGCACGCCCGCCTTCAGAACGTACGCGAGCGCGACGAACGCGAAGGCGTATCCGGCCACCACGACGATCGACGGTCCGACCTTGGAGAAGCCCTCGGAGAGCTTCAGCGAGACCGTGGCCGTCACCTCGGCGGCGATGGCGAAAGCGAGGAGAAGGTACGCACCCATGTCACAAAAACTACCTGGACGATCGTCTTAAAACAAAGAGAGGCGTACACCACATCGGTGGGACTTGGGCGCGGCCAGTGGGTTACCCATCAGTAAGAAGCATTAGTCTGCCCGAACCACCACAGCTTCACTCGGACGAAAGGCACCCGACGATGGGCGCTGTACAGCTGACGCTCGGCGGGATCGCGGTCCTGCTCGGCGTCGTCGCCTGGGGAATGTTCTTCGCGACCATCGCCCGCTTCGTGCGGGTGATCCGCCTCGGTCAGCCGGACTCGACCCGCAACGGCCCGTTCGTGCCGCGGATGAAGACCCTGATCAAGGAATTCGCCGCGCACACCCGCATGAACAAGGTCAAGAGCGTCGGCCCGGCGCACTGGCTGGTCATGTGGGGCTTCCTGCTCGGGTCGCTCGCCCTGTTCGAGGCGTACGGCGAGGTCTTCGTCCCGACGTGGGGCTGGCCGATCCTCGACGACTGGTCGCTGTTCCAGCTGCTCATGGAGCTGCTCGGGGTCGGCACCATCGTCGGCATCCTGATCCTGATGGGGATCCGCCAGAAGAACCACCCGCGCCGCGCGGACCGGCAGTCCCGTTTCCAGGGCTCCAACTTCAAGTGGGCGTACTTCATCGAGGCCGTCGTGCTCATCGAGGGCATCGGCATCATCGGCGTCCGCGCCGCGAAGTCCGCGCTGGGCGTCCACGACACCCCGGTCTGGGCCGCGTTCGTCTCGCATCCGCTCGGCCTGCTGCTGCCGTCCAGCCCGGACCTGGTCACGGTGTTCGCCTTCGTCAAGCTGATGAGCGCCACGATCTGGCTGATCGTCGTCGCGCGCACGATGACCATGGGCATCGCCTGGCACCGGTTCAGCGCCTTCTTCAACATCTACTTCAAGCGCGAGGCCGACGGCGGCGTCGCGCTCGGCGCGCTCAAGCCGATGATGAGCAACGGCAAGGTGCTCGACCTCGAAGAAGCGGACCCGGACGAGGACACCTTCGGCGTCGGCAAGATCGAGGACTTCAGCTGGAAGGGCTGGCTGGACTTCTCCACCTGCACCGAATGCGGCCGTTGCCAGTCGCAGTGCCCCGCGTGGAACACCGGCAAGCCGCTTT
This window encodes:
- a CDS encoding TetR/AcrR family transcriptional regulator yields the protein MKIQVDGRKARGEKRREEIIAAALRVIERDGVAGVTHRTVATEAGVPTASTTYHFSSLDDLLIATLISCARDMATEVYWMIDRARSRGSRGAEEVAGLLAEALGPRRGRTMAEYELYLLAARKPELRPAARRWLDVLTSMVRHDDEVAFRVFLAGIDGLLIQGLIDDEPPSADELRPVVDYLLKPR
- a CDS encoding DMT family transporter — translated: MGAYLLLAFAIAAEVTATVSLKLSEGFSKVGPSIVVVAGYAFAFVALAYVLKAGVPVSVAYAIWAAAGVALVAAVGIVFFKEPVNFSVIAGLVLVVGGVVLIEAGSAH